A single region of the Raphanus sativus cultivar WK10039 unplaced genomic scaffold, ASM80110v3 Scaffold1472, whole genome shotgun sequence genome encodes:
- the LOC108822424 gene encoding F-box/kelch-repeat protein At4g39560: protein MISVYGRYKPKQSTMKRNYRKKQKNYCPQQDCKLYVLPDDIVMNCLTFVSRLDHGSLYLVSKLHRSLMLSPELYQARSLTGRTERCIYLCLSIPSDPFARWFAFYPKALDHPSRLLPIRPHLYQPPEASSVVAHGWGIYVIGGMIGRKRSSRVFFLDCRSHTWTNLPSMGFARASAAAGVVDGKIYVFGGCEKPNWVVEVFDPKTQTWDALSLNQPPPPDDMNSLMHEIAVIEEKDKTKKIFGLNEKGNGLLYIPSQGIWKTGNSDTNELRKGWHVIDNVIYSCVTGGWILWCETSDLESAAGEMKWRQVMGLDDLRGTLCASKLVNYGLDLPSQHLDGTFPGHKLSNSGPNMLVFWDCPAIGEWEVWCAEISLQRRKETGEIWATVEWSEVVTTIKFPYYRRPCHSKILYSLSFNL from the coding sequence ATGATCTCAGTTTATGGTAgatataaaccaaaacaaagcACGATGAAGAGGAATTACAGGAAGAAACAGAAGAACTACTGTCCGCAGCAGGACTGTAAGTTATACGTGTTGCCAGATGATATCGTAATGAATTGCTTGACCTTTGTCTCAAGGCTGGACCACGGATCCCTATATCTGGTCTCGAAGCTGCACCGCTCTCTAATGCTTTCCCCGGAGTTATACCAAGCCCGATCCCTAACTGGTCGTACCGAACGCTGCATCTATTTATGTTTAAGCATCCCTTCAGATCCGTTTGCACGCTGGTTCGCCTTCTACCCAAAAGCCCTAGATCATCCTAGTCGGCTGCTTCCGATCCGGCCACACTTGTATCAGCCTCCGGAAGCATCTTCCGTGGTGGCACATGGTTGGGGTATCTATGTGATTGGTGGGATGATTGGCAGGAAGCGATCGTCCAGGGTCTTTTTCCTGGATTGCCGATCTCATACATGGACCAATCTCCCCTCCATGGGGTTTGCTCGAGCTTCTGCTGCAGCTGGCGTGGTGGACGGGAAGATATACGTTTTTGGAGGTTGCGAGAAACCAAATTGGGTTGTAGAGGTTTTCGATCCAAAGACGCAGACTTGGGATGCCCTGTCGTTGAACCAGCCTCCTCCGCCAGATGATATGAACTCTTTAATGCACGAAATCGCAGTGATAGAGGAGAAGGACAAGACAAAGAAGATTTTCGGTTTGAATGAGAAAGGTAATGGACTGCTTTACATTCCGAGTCAAGGCATATGGAAAACAGGGAATTCAGATACCAACGAACTTAGAAAGGGTTGGCATGTGATAGACAATGTCATCTACTCTTGTGTAACCGGTGGCTGGATATTGTGGTGTGAGACAAGTGATTTGGAGTCAGCAGCGGGTGAGATGAAGTGGAGACAAGTTATGGGCTTGGATGATCTAAGGGGCACCCTTTGTGCCTCCAAACTGGTCAATTATGGTTTGGATTTGCCATCCCAACACCTTGACGGTACGTTTCCCGGTCACAAACTGAGCAACTCTGGTCCCAACATGTTAGTCTTCTGGGACTGTCCTGCTATTGGTGAATGGGAGGTTTGGTGTGCAGAGATCTCTTTACAAAGGCGCAAGGAAACTGGCGAGATTTGGGCAACTGTTGAGTGGTCAGAAGTTGTCACAACGATCAAATTTCCTTATTATCGGCGTCCTTGTCacagtaaaattttatattctctATCCTTCAATCTTTGA